In Hydrogenispora ethanolica, one genomic interval encodes:
- a CDS encoding iron ABC transporter permease produces the protein MRQNHYGYLCLIIMGLLAALTFLLNVSLGSVRIPLAEGLSALWEPRDSGAFAAIIRDIRLPRALAAASGGAALAVTGLLLQVLFQNPIVDSFILGVSSGASLLVGVVLLAGTAFGIQAAPPQLLVGAAFLGAMAVMLLVLGLARRVKSVVTLLVAGLMVGYLCSGITSGLVVLAQREQLRNFILWGLGSFSGYTMGEALFLTGLVLPLAGAACFLAKPLNALLLGEKYARSGGAPMNALRCSIILITSLLGGAVTAFSGPIAFIGLAVPHLARIIWRTSDNRMLIPACFLLGGAVAGSCDLLARLLFAPVELPISAVTSFFGAPLVIGLLLKRSRVA, from the coding sequence ATGCGACAAAATCATTACGGATACCTTTGTTTAATCATCATGGGCTTGCTGGCGGCGCTGACTTTTCTGCTCAATGTCAGCCTGGGTTCGGTCCGGATCCCCTTGGCCGAGGGCCTGTCGGCGCTTTGGGAGCCGAGGGATTCGGGGGCCTTTGCCGCGATCATCCGGGATATCCGCCTGCCGCGGGCGCTGGCGGCGGCGAGCGGCGGCGCGGCTTTGGCCGTCACCGGACTGCTGCTGCAGGTCCTTTTTCAAAACCCGATCGTGGATTCGTTCATTCTGGGAGTCTCCTCCGGCGCCAGCCTGCTGGTGGGAGTGGTGCTCCTGGCCGGGACGGCTTTCGGCATTCAGGCCGCGCCGCCGCAACTTTTGGTCGGCGCGGCCTTCCTCGGCGCCATGGCGGTGATGCTCCTGGTCCTGGGGCTGGCCCGCCGGGTTAAGAGCGTGGTCACCCTGCTGGTGGCGGGACTGATGGTTGGCTACTTATGCAGCGGCATCACTAGCGGTCTGGTGGTGCTGGCCCAAAGAGAACAGTTGCGCAACTTCATCCTGTGGGGGTTGGGCAGTTTCTCCGGTTACACCATGGGCGAAGCGCTGTTTTTGACCGGACTCGTGCTGCCGCTGGCGGGAGCCGCCTGCTTTTTGGCCAAACCGTTGAATGCCTTGCTGTTGGGAGAGAAGTACGCCCGGAGCGGCGGCGCTCCCATGAATGCCTTGCGATGCTCGATCATCTTGATCACCAGCCTCTTGGGGGGAGCAGTCACCGCGTTCAGCGGGCCGATCGCCTTTATCGGCCTGGCAGTGCCGCATCTGGCGCGGATCATCTGGCGGACTTCGGATAACCGGATGTTGATTCCGGCCTGTTTTTTGCTGGGCGGGGCGGTCGCGGGCAGCTGCGACCTCTTGGCGCGCTTGCTGTTTGCCCCGGTGGAACTGCCGATCAGCGCGGTCACTTCCTTCTTCGGCGCGCCGCTGGTCATCGGATTGTTGCTGAAAAGGAGCAGGGTGGCATGA
- a CDS encoding response regulator transcription factor, with the protein MRILLAEDDQRLGNLIKHLLENENHQVEWVQQGDEVFDLAYQTAFDVIVLDWMMPGATGLQVCDRLRKKGYQGAILMLTARDAVDDRVLGLDAGADDYLVKPFEFAELKARLRALSRRGLAPLQEEIVKTEGLILNRTTHKVQRGDQEIQLTSREFQILDLLLQNSGRVVPREVIIDRIWGWDTEVTSNNLDAYVRLLRKKLDLPFSQPLISNVRGIGYKLEVRDV; encoded by the coding sequence ATGCGAATCTTGTTGGCCGAAGACGATCAGCGTCTGGGAAATCTCATCAAGCATCTGCTGGAAAACGAGAATCATCAAGTCGAGTGGGTGCAGCAAGGCGATGAGGTTTTTGATCTGGCTTATCAGACCGCTTTTGATGTGATCGTTTTGGACTGGATGATGCCTGGCGCGACCGGGCTGCAGGTTTGCGACCGCTTGCGCAAGAAGGGCTATCAAGGCGCGATCCTGATGTTAACCGCCCGCGATGCGGTGGATGACCGGGTTTTGGGCCTGGATGCCGGCGCGGACGATTATTTGGTGAAGCCGTTCGAGTTCGCCGAATTGAAGGCCCGGTTGCGCGCTTTGTCCAGGAGGGGACTGGCCCCTTTGCAGGAAGAGATCGTCAAAACGGAAGGCTTGATTTTAAACCGGACCACCCATAAGGTGCAACGGGGTGATCAAGAAATTCAGCTGACCAGCAGGGAATTTCAGATCCTGGACCTGCTGCTGCAAAATAGCGGCCGGGTGGTGCCGCGCGAAGTAATCATCGACCGGATTTGGGGTTGGGATACCGAAGTAACCTCAAACAACTTGGACGCTTATGTCCGGTTGCTCCGTAAAAAGCTGGATTTGCCGTTTTCTCAACCGTTGATCTCGAATGTCCGGGGTATCGGATATAAACTGGAGGTCCGGGATGTTTAA
- a CDS encoding ABC transporter substrate-binding protein: MRRECLRKLMVRIFSGLLLLGAALCAGPAGADGPERLPLRYSHGFAVTYLADGFKRVRDGAGRTLILAPRGRQVPAALRRYPVIPVPLRRAVFASPTQVCLLRPFQDPALWRSLAGVTSPSEEWYLDPVKEGLKAGTIAYLGDSYNPDYERLRALRPEVVFVYGGPYGQERLMKNLKTMGIPYAVDNDYLEADVLGRMEWLKFLAVFYDKERAAAAYFDAAAARAEATAARVRSGPRVKVLWGLLYDGKAYLPAADSYVARMIGMAGGEYLGPKTAGTGGGNIGVSLEEFYYLAGQADLLVSATFPSATPTLAAWLRNAPVLQTVPAVRAGRVWCLQPWYNQWLDRSDELVADLAALTHPGHFRNQRVRHFYRLP, encoded by the coding sequence ATGAGACGAGAGTGCCTTCGTAAATTAATGGTGCGGATCTTTTCCGGCCTGCTCCTGCTGGGGGCCGCGCTTTGTGCCGGCCCGGCCGGAGCGGACGGGCCGGAGCGGTTGCCATTGCGCTATAGCCACGGCTTCGCAGTGACTTATCTGGCCGACGGATTCAAGCGAGTCCGGGACGGCGCGGGCCGGACGTTGATCCTGGCGCCGCGGGGCCGGCAGGTGCCGGCCGCGCTCCGCCGCTACCCGGTCATCCCCGTTCCGTTGCGGCGGGCGGTTTTCGCCTCGCCGACCCAGGTCTGTTTGTTGCGGCCTTTTCAGGACCCGGCGCTCTGGCGAAGCCTCGCCGGCGTGACCAGTCCGTCCGAGGAATGGTATCTGGACCCGGTCAAAGAAGGATTGAAGGCCGGAACCATCGCCTATCTCGGGGACAGTTACAACCCCGATTACGAGCGGCTGCGGGCGCTACGGCCGGAGGTGGTGTTCGTCTATGGCGGCCCCTACGGGCAGGAGCGGTTGATGAAAAACCTGAAGACGATGGGGATCCCCTATGCGGTGGACAACGACTATTTGGAAGCGGACGTGCTGGGCCGGATGGAATGGTTGAAATTCCTGGCGGTTTTTTATGATAAAGAGCGGGCGGCCGCGGCCTATTTTGACGCCGCCGCGGCGCGGGCGGAAGCCACGGCCGCCCGGGTCCGGTCGGGACCGCGCGTCAAGGTCCTCTGGGGCCTGCTCTACGACGGCAAAGCCTACCTGCCCGCCGCCGATTCCTATGTCGCCCGGATGATCGGGATGGCGGGCGGGGAGTATCTGGGGCCCAAAACAGCCGGAACCGGCGGGGGAAACATCGGCGTCAGCCTGGAAGAATTCTACTATCTGGCCGGACAGGCCGATCTGCTGGTCAGCGCCACTTTCCCCTCGGCCACTCCGACCTTGGCGGCCTGGTTGCGGAACGCCCCGGTCCTGCAAACGGTACCGGCGGTCCGCGCGGGCCGGGTCTGGTGCCTGCAGCCGTGGTACAATCAATGGCTGGACCGGAGCGACGAATTGGTGGCCGATCTGGCGGCGCTGACCCATCCGGGGCACTTCCGGAACCAGCGGGTGCGCCATTTCTACCGCCTGCCGTAA
- a CDS encoding ChbG/HpnK family deacetylase: MKRLIVNADDFGLHESINRAIFRAHREGCVTSATLVAGGAAFDQAVNLARQCPGLGVGVHLTLVGLRPVARGNVRSLVTEDGSFWPDYLAFSRQYLMGRIEPEQVETELRCQLQKVMGSGIPITHLDSHQHLHVLPGFPRIIGKLASEFGIERIRIPAEPAGFVRAGSWSWGRLLGRTLLTACSVEAGRHYRRLRLRHPDHFFGMLSGGRMNDQNLQAILTALPEGTTELMVHPGLDNATLDTAYHWGYQWQAELEALCSPAIAGWLRKMNVTLINYREL; the protein is encoded by the coding sequence GTGAAACGGCTGATCGTCAATGCCGATGATTTTGGACTCCACGAAAGTATCAACCGGGCGATTTTCCGGGCGCATCGCGAAGGTTGCGTAACCAGCGCCACCTTGGTTGCCGGAGGAGCGGCTTTTGACCAGGCGGTGAACTTGGCCCGCCAGTGTCCGGGCTTGGGGGTCGGGGTACACCTGACTCTGGTCGGTCTGCGTCCGGTGGCCCGCGGCAACGTGCGCTCCTTAGTGACCGAAGACGGCAGCTTTTGGCCGGATTATCTGGCCTTTAGCCGCCAATACCTCATGGGACGAATCGAACCGGAACAGGTGGAAACCGAACTGCGCTGCCAGTTGCAAAAAGTGATGGGCAGCGGCATTCCCATCACCCATCTCGATAGTCACCAGCACTTGCATGTGTTGCCCGGCTTCCCCCGGATCATCGGCAAATTAGCCTCCGAATTCGGAATCGAGCGAATCCGGATTCCGGCGGAGCCGGCCGGCTTTGTGCGGGCCGGGAGTTGGTCATGGGGCAGGCTGTTGGGCCGGACCCTGTTGACCGCTTGCTCGGTTGAGGCCGGGCGCCATTATCGTCGCCTGCGGCTGCGCCATCCCGATCATTTTTTCGGAATGTTGTCCGGAGGAAGGATGAATGATCAGAACCTGCAGGCGATTTTGACGGCACTGCCCGAGGGAACCACGGAGTTGATGGTGCACCCCGGTCTCGACAATGCCACCCTCGATACGGCGTACCACTGGGGTTACCAGTGGCAGGCCGAATTGGAGGCGCTGTGTTCCCCGGCGATCGCCGGCTGGTTGCGGAAGATGAACGTTACCCTGATCAATTACCGGGAGTTATAG
- a CDS encoding inverse autotransporter beta domain-containing protein, whose protein sequence is MPRILGAMLAGALLLTVNVPAGASAFADADATDIETAILSSFLEYPEPGLALAGSAGYYSALDRIAKLQYSQDAEAELGVAEPDQAGETAPDSAELAQIVRAKLKQEHIIAVQSQPAKPVNRFADFTTVPATPSAARFFNTIFPWAFGEAKSNGPEWLTRTELRLSLDGTLKPLYSLNTIQPLWTNQPTDLLFWQSRVSADSTGTTPTLNVGAGYRKLLDGQSRLLGVNGFYDYSYDTDRSRAGVGLEFFAGQLETRLNGYFVLNGGLRRLPGDSSGQGNVAAGYDLKIGGPLPEMPWLTLYASKQVYFHERSADVATLQFRTGLRLTPHFSVKLGYAVNPVVESVLFNYTFGPSSLPSLKTYQQQQENAAMGAKLLQSVQRDNTIHIEK, encoded by the coding sequence TTGCCGAGGATACTTGGGGCCATGCTCGCGGGAGCGCTCCTTTTGACGGTGAACGTCCCGGCGGGCGCGTCAGCGTTCGCGGATGCCGATGCCACGGATATCGAAACCGCGATTCTCTCATCATTCCTGGAGTATCCCGAGCCAGGCCTGGCGCTGGCCGGATCGGCCGGTTACTATTCGGCGCTGGATAGAATCGCCAAACTGCAGTATTCCCAAGACGCAGAAGCCGAACTTGGAGTGGCAGAGCCGGACCAAGCCGGGGAAACGGCCCCGGACTCCGCCGAGTTGGCGCAGATCGTCCGCGCCAAGCTGAAACAGGAGCATATTATCGCCGTTCAGAGCCAGCCGGCGAAGCCCGTCAACCGGTTCGCCGATTTCACCACCGTTCCCGCGACTCCCAGCGCGGCCCGGTTCTTCAATACCATTTTTCCGTGGGCCTTCGGCGAAGCCAAAAGCAACGGACCGGAGTGGCTGACCCGGACCGAGCTGCGGCTGTCCCTGGACGGTACCTTAAAACCATTATACTCGCTTAATACCATCCAGCCGCTTTGGACCAACCAGCCCACCGATCTGCTCTTCTGGCAGAGCCGGGTCAGCGCCGACTCCACCGGCACCACGCCCACGCTCAATGTGGGGGCGGGTTATCGCAAGCTGTTGGACGGCCAGAGCCGGCTCCTCGGGGTCAACGGCTTTTACGATTATTCTTACGATACCGATCGCTCCCGGGCCGGAGTCGGGTTGGAATTTTTCGCCGGACAACTGGAGACCCGGCTCAACGGTTATTTTGTCCTGAATGGCGGCCTGCGGCGCCTGCCCGGCGATTCGTCCGGCCAGGGGAACGTGGCGGCCGGCTACGATCTGAAGATCGGCGGCCCCTTGCCGGAAATGCCTTGGCTGACGCTGTATGCCAGCAAACAGGTTTATTTTCACGAACGTTCCGCCGATGTAGCCACGCTGCAATTCCGGACCGGCTTGCGGCTCACCCCGCATTTCAGCGTCAAGCTCGGGTATGCCGTGAATCCGGTGGTGGAGTCGGTACTGTTCAACTACACCTTCGGACCGTCCAGCCTGCCTTCGTTGAAAACTTACCAACAGCAACAGGAAAACGCGGCGATGGGCGCGAAACTGCTGCAATCGGTGCAACGCGACAACACGATCCACATCGAAAAATGA
- a CDS encoding ArnT family glycosyltransferase, translating into MKINKPLLVFGLSLLLFLFWAQAFPVTDSVESNYALTAKEMVTSADWISPRIYGKFWYDKPVMIYWLLALAMKAFGYAELAVRLVPALAGAGGVALIYWFVAKVRNERTGLLAAVLLATSLQYLIIAKLIITDSLLFTLNAAALACFYLGYINHRGAARRWYLLSYPCLGLAVLTKGPVGVLLPGLVILIFLAWRKRWSALRKMRLGVGLLLFSAVALPWYGLMYARHGQAFLDTFFGIHNFLRATVSEHPRDNVIYYYPLLFVASTLPWTGVCFAGLGEGWRQCRKWDDLSSFLLIWAGVFVVFYSLMATKYPTYTFPILFPVIVLTACYLENRWEQKDFRFGWLMGGGLLLWYATLVFVGGRYLNGVLLAVYVILNVICLSAIMFGCGRFTGSKRFLPLAAGVIAGYLLFAALVVPPFGSDRSGKELARMLASYAHYQIGAFQFYSTAAVYYGGHRLTMLETGADIHHFRQHTFSWYAKYTMPVATVPEFLAGPGKLKMIIVKRSGWPRFKAETSGVASLEKVGQNAEYLFYRVRAI; encoded by the coding sequence ATGAAGATCAATAAACCATTGCTGGTATTCGGACTGAGTCTGCTGTTGTTTCTCTTCTGGGCCCAGGCCTTTCCGGTCACGGATTCGGTAGAGTCCAACTACGCTTTGACTGCGAAGGAAATGGTAACGAGCGCCGATTGGATCTCACCCCGGATCTACGGTAAATTCTGGTATGATAAGCCGGTGATGATTTACTGGCTGCTGGCCCTGGCCATGAAGGCATTCGGATATGCGGAACTGGCGGTCCGGCTGGTGCCGGCGCTCGCCGGAGCGGGCGGCGTCGCCTTGATTTATTGGTTTGTCGCCAAGGTACGCAATGAGCGGACTGGATTGCTGGCTGCGGTACTGCTGGCAACCTCCTTGCAGTACTTGATCATTGCCAAACTGATTATCACGGACAGCCTGCTTTTTACCCTGAACGCGGCGGCATTGGCCTGCTTTTACCTGGGCTATATCAATCATCGGGGCGCTGCCCGGCGCTGGTATTTGTTAAGTTATCCTTGCCTGGGGCTGGCAGTCTTAACGAAGGGTCCGGTCGGCGTGCTTCTGCCGGGGCTGGTGATATTGATATTTTTAGCTTGGCGGAAAAGGTGGTCCGCGCTGCGGAAGATGCGGCTGGGCGTTGGGCTGCTGCTATTCTCGGCGGTGGCGCTGCCGTGGTATGGGCTGATGTATGCCCGGCACGGCCAGGCCTTTCTGGATACTTTTTTCGGGATTCATAATTTTTTACGGGCCACCGTCTCCGAGCATCCGCGCGATAACGTGATTTACTATTATCCTTTGTTGTTTGTGGCGAGCACGTTGCCGTGGACGGGCGTTTGTTTCGCCGGACTCGGGGAAGGATGGCGCCAATGCCGGAAATGGGACGATTTATCGTCGTTTTTACTGATCTGGGCCGGGGTTTTTGTGGTTTTTTACTCTTTGATGGCCACTAAATATCCGACCTATACTTTCCCCATACTATTTCCGGTTATCGTATTGACCGCCTGCTATCTGGAGAACCGCTGGGAGCAGAAAGACTTTCGCTTTGGCTGGCTCATGGGCGGCGGGCTCTTATTATGGTATGCTACGCTGGTATTCGTAGGGGGACGCTATTTAAACGGTGTATTGCTGGCGGTTTATGTAATTCTGAACGTCATCTGCTTATCAGCGATCATGTTTGGGTGCGGACGGTTCACCGGATCAAAGCGGTTCCTGCCGCTCGCCGCAGGGGTAATCGCCGGTTATCTGTTATTTGCGGCACTGGTGGTGCCGCCCTTTGGCAGCGACCGCTCCGGAAAAGAGTTGGCCCGGATGTTGGCCTCGTATGCCCATTATCAGATCGGCGCTTTTCAATTCTATAGCACAGCCGCGGTTTATTACGGCGGGCACCGGCTCACCATGCTGGAAACGGGCGCTGATATTCATCATTTCCGGCAGCATACCTTTAGCTGGTATGCGAAATATACAATGCCGGTCGCCACGGTACCGGAGTTTCTCGCCGGTCCGGGAAAACTCAAAATGATCATTGTAAAGCGTTCCGGGTGGCCGCGTTTCAAGGCGGAAACCAGCGGGGTCGCCTCATTGGAAAAGGTGGGGCAGAACGCCGAGTATCTTTTTTACCGCGTTCGGGCTATATAG
- a CDS encoding glycosyltransferase family 2 protein produces the protein MEPQFSLSFVFPMYNEMDNIEACVKGAMQVGEQLGIDYEIVVVDDASTDGCGALADKLAEAYPVLKVLHHPVNRKLGGALKTGFANAAKQYILYMDSDLPLDFAEVCAAIPQIGTADMLIGYRKTRDESFRRKFISKVYNRVIRLLFGLKVRDVNFSFKLFKREIFQQMVLQSEGSFIDAELLIETYRKGYVIREVGLNYQPRIAGVSTLASNAVIKKILAEMWEYYWRQKSLPQQVPSLRA, from the coding sequence ATGGAACCTCAATTTAGCCTATCCTTTGTTTTTCCGATGTATAATGAGATGGACAATATCGAAGCCTGCGTCAAAGGCGCAATGCAGGTCGGCGAGCAGTTGGGAATCGATTATGAGATCGTGGTGGTGGACGACGCGAGCACCGACGGCTGCGGTGCCTTGGCAGACAAGCTGGCCGAGGCATATCCGGTCCTCAAGGTCTTGCACCATCCGGTCAACCGCAAACTGGGCGGCGCGTTGAAAACCGGCTTCGCCAATGCCGCCAAGCAATACATCTTATATATGGATTCCGATTTGCCCTTGGATTTCGCTGAGGTCTGCGCGGCCATTCCCCAAATCGGCACGGCGGATATGTTGATCGGTTACCGGAAGACCCGCGATGAATCATTCCGGCGCAAGTTCATCTCGAAAGTCTATAACCGGGTGATCCGGCTGCTCTTCGGCCTGAAGGTCCGGGATGTCAATTTTTCGTTTAAACTGTTTAAACGGGAAATTTTCCAGCAAATGGTCCTGCAGTCCGAAGGTTCGTTTATCGATGCGGAACTCTTGATCGAGACTTATCGAAAAGGGTATGTCATACGGGAAGTCGGCCTCAATTATCAGCCGCGGATCGCCGGAGTCTCGACATTAGCCAGCAATGCCGTGATCAAGAAGATCCTGGCCGAGATGTGGGAATATTACTGGCGCCAAAAAAGCCTGCCCCAGCAAGTCCCTTCCTTGCGGGCATGA
- a CDS encoding sensor histidine kinase, giving the protein MFKKVLRKLTLFNSALMGGFLLVFIGITFAGIVWGIYTEEQKNVLGYAQEEAEENLDLLKNESYLQPGFNRVETGENEMMFFYVYNHRGRLIRYANAPAGLLEIIKQKSRAGAIPEGKPTVLILKRIRPKIKVMLTAFTIREGGKVYGKIYVGKNIAGLYRNIQKLLSYLVLITLFFLALTALLGFIMARRSIAPIKRSYEKQREFLADASHELRTPLSILLASVETIQGDPANRMTEFSGQVLADMKDEIRQMTKIVTDLLTLARSDAAVLNLMKEQFDLGSIAEQVIRTITPLARDKSIEVQLIFPESVTVYADRERIAQLLLILVDNAVKYTPNNGQLLLMIRRLGGREGSGVEIVVQDNGIGIAPEDQELIFERFYRTDKARSRALGGSGLGLPIAKWIVEQHGGTIKVTSKLGEGARFTAVLPI; this is encoded by the coding sequence ATGTTTAAGAAGGTACTCCGAAAATTGACCCTCTTCAACTCGGCCTTAATGGGCGGGTTTCTGCTAGTCTTTATTGGAATTACTTTTGCCGGAATCGTTTGGGGCATCTATACCGAGGAGCAAAAAAACGTCTTGGGTTATGCCCAGGAAGAAGCGGAGGAAAACCTGGATCTCCTCAAAAATGAGTCTTATTTGCAGCCGGGGTTCAATCGTGTTGAGACCGGCGAGAACGAGATGATGTTTTTTTATGTGTATAATCATCGCGGGAGGTTAATCCGGTATGCCAATGCTCCGGCTGGATTGCTGGAGATAATTAAACAAAAAAGCCGGGCTGGCGCTATTCCAGAAGGCAAACCGACCGTGTTGATTCTGAAACGGATCCGGCCCAAAATCAAAGTGATGCTGACCGCCTTTACCATTCGTGAAGGGGGCAAGGTTTATGGGAAAATTTATGTGGGCAAAAATATCGCCGGATTATACCGGAATATTCAAAAATTGCTGTCCTATTTGGTCTTGATCACGCTGTTTTTTTTGGCTCTCACCGCGTTGCTCGGCTTTATTATGGCCCGGCGTTCGATCGCCCCGATCAAACGTTCCTATGAGAAACAACGGGAATTTTTAGCCGACGCCTCCCATGAATTACGGACTCCGTTAAGTATTTTGCTGGCCTCGGTGGAAACGATTCAAGGCGATCCCGCGAACCGGATGACGGAGTTTTCCGGGCAAGTGCTGGCCGATATGAAAGATGAGATTCGACAAATGACGAAAATCGTCACCGATCTTTTGACGCTGGCCCGCTCTGACGCCGCAGTGCTGAATTTGATGAAAGAGCAGTTTGATTTGGGATCAATCGCCGAGCAGGTGATTCGAACGATTACCCCGCTGGCGCGGGACAAGAGTATTGAGGTGCAACTTATTTTTCCGGAGTCCGTTACGGTTTACGCCGACCGGGAGCGGATTGCCCAATTGCTTTTAATCCTGGTTGACAATGCTGTCAAGTATACCCCCAATAACGGGCAGCTGCTACTGATGATCCGGCGCTTGGGAGGACGGGAAGGTTCCGGGGTGGAGATTGTCGTCCAAGACAACGGCATCGGAATTGCGCCGGAGGACCAAGAATTGATTTTCGAGCGGTTTTACCGGACCGATAAAGCCCGTTCCCGGGCGCTTGGCGGAAGCGGGTTGGGCCTGCCGATTGCCAAATGGATCGTGGAGCAACATGGCGGCACCATCAAAGTCACGAGCAAACTTGGGGAGGGAGCGCGTTTTACGGCGGTTTTGCCGATCTAA
- a CDS encoding TonB-dependent receptor plug domain-containing protein — protein MKRSFWSWIPLTLAIALCGYPVASAATETDTYEEAEVVVTASRVQQPQAQAPGTTEVITRQDIEASGTEQGSVAQALSANGQPIAQYSGTGTASIRLDGADSQQTLVMVNGVPANTGTLGMVDLSAFPAASVERIEVTHGPLSALYGANALGGVVNIITDLTGEPQNQVSLAGGTFDTGRFNVTTIQERWGFAIGRNITDGSRARSDLAANYFTGQYNFFEEEDNYLKLYLQATSKQIEVPGSVAYPVFQGEQSDDSYTVNLNGKSQFLAGTWEYKLYHQFWDEDYDQPAYAGAPYYQLEDHGRYRSKVLGSDIAGTYTLGEHEILGGLTVKQTKFESDKAGAHTQDDWAFFAQDTYRPIPGLSLIGGLRQDHSSQFGSELSPRVSLVQQVGDALTLKYGYGEAYRVPTINDLYWDQVGMYSNPDLRPERGRRFDISAEYRQGVSTWTVNLFRNRLRDGIQWTPVDLSNPLGNWLVDNVARSKVNGVTIGWKGTWQLLTGWVNYHWLDREDDAYGTGNYQAGNFFGKNQVDLGLTLGDPKANLNLNWKFVRNRTWSGSELSGYNVGDLNFRYRFTPSFAMSLGIANLTDQEYAVYSGYPMPGRAGLLTAKYSF, from the coding sequence TTGAAACGTTCGTTCTGGAGTTGGATCCCATTGACCCTCGCCATTGCGCTTTGCGGTTATCCCGTGGCCAGCGCGGCGACGGAGACCGATACATACGAGGAAGCAGAAGTGGTGGTTACCGCCAGCCGGGTACAGCAGCCGCAGGCACAGGCGCCGGGGACCACCGAAGTCATCACCAGGCAGGATATCGAGGCATCCGGTACGGAGCAGGGGAGCGTGGCCCAGGCGCTGTCCGCCAACGGTCAGCCCATCGCCCAATACAGCGGCACCGGCACGGCCAGCATCCGGCTGGACGGCGCCGATTCCCAGCAGACCCTGGTGATGGTCAACGGGGTTCCGGCCAATACCGGGACCCTGGGTATGGTTGACCTGAGCGCGTTCCCGGCCGCCAGCGTCGAGCGGATCGAGGTGACCCACGGGCCGCTCTCGGCGTTATACGGCGCAAATGCCCTAGGCGGCGTGGTCAATATCATCACCGATCTGACCGGAGAGCCGCAAAATCAGGTGTCGCTGGCGGGCGGCACCTTCGATACCGGCCGCTTCAACGTGACCACCATCCAGGAACGCTGGGGTTTTGCCATCGGCCGCAATATCACCGACGGTTCGCGCGCCCGCTCGGATCTGGCTGCCAACTATTTCACGGGCCAATACAATTTCTTTGAGGAAGAGGACAACTACCTTAAGTTATACCTCCAGGCCACTAGCAAGCAGATTGAGGTCCCGGGCTCAGTCGCCTATCCGGTATTTCAGGGGGAACAGTCGGACGACAGTTATACAGTCAACTTGAACGGCAAAAGCCAATTCCTCGCGGGCACTTGGGAATATAAACTTTATCATCAGTTTTGGGACGAGGACTATGATCAGCCCGCCTACGCCGGGGCGCCCTATTATCAACTGGAGGACCACGGCCGTTACCGTTCGAAAGTCCTGGGCAGCGACATCGCCGGGACTTACACCCTTGGGGAGCATGAGATTCTGGGCGGCCTGACCGTGAAACAAACCAAGTTCGAGAGCGACAAGGCCGGCGCTCATACCCAGGACGACTGGGCGTTTTTCGCCCAGGACACTTACAGGCCGATCCCGGGCCTGAGCCTCATCGGCGGACTGCGCCAGGACCACAGCTCGCAATTCGGCTCCGAGCTCTCGCCCCGGGTGAGCCTCGTCCAACAGGTCGGCGACGCGCTGACGCTGAAATATGGTTATGGGGAGGCCTACCGGGTCCCGACCATCAACGATCTGTATTGGGATCAGGTCGGCATGTACAGCAATCCCGATCTCCGGCCGGAGCGGGGCCGGCGCTTCGACATCAGCGCCGAATACCGGCAAGGCGTCTCGACCTGGACGGTCAATCTCTTTCGGAACCGCCTCCGGGACGGGATCCAATGGACGCCCGTGGATCTGTCGAACCCCTTGGGAAATTGGTTGGTCGACAATGTTGCCCGTTCCAAGGTCAATGGGGTTACGATCGGCTGGAAGGGGACCTGGCAACTGCTCACCGGCTGGGTCAATTACCATTGGCTGGACCGGGAAGATGACGCCTATGGCACCGGGAATTATCAAGCCGGCAACTTTTTTGGCAAAAACCAGGTGGATTTGGGCTTGACCCTAGGGGATCCCAAGGCTAACCTGAATTTGAACTGGAAGTTCGTTCGCAACCGGACGTGGTCCGGTTCGGAGCTGTCCGGTTACAACGTGGGCGATCTGAATTTCCGATACCGCTTTACCCCTTCATTCGCCATGAGCCTGGGCATTGCCAATCTGACCGACCAGGAGTACGCCGTGTACAGCGGTTACCCCATGCCGGGCCGGGCCGGATTGCTGACTGCGAAGTATTCTTTTTGA